The following nucleotide sequence is from Bradyrhizobium roseum.
GTCTGCCGGCGGACGGGCAGATCACCTCCGCGCGCGATCTCGCAATTCTCGCCCGCGCCGTGATTCGCGATCTGCCGGAATACGAATATTTGATGCACATTCCCTCGATCCGCTACGGACGCAGGGTGACGCAGAATTTCAACAAACTGATCGGACGCTATCCGGGCGCCGACGGCTTCAAGACCGGCTTCATCTGCGCCTCCGGCTACAATCTGGTCGCCTCGGCGACGCGCAACGGCAAGCGGCTGATCGCGGTCGTGCTTGGTTCAACCTCCGGCCACGCGCGCGCGGTGCGCGCGGCGCAGATACTGGATCGCGGTTTCGGCGGCAGCGGGCTCAGCTGGTTGAAGCCTGAGCTTGGTACCGTCGACAGTCTGGCCCCGATCGATGCGACGCCGCCGAACCTGCGCGACGAGATGTGCAACGGTAAGCGCAAGCGGCCGGCAACCGACGAGGACGCCGATGTCGTCGCCGCTAACGGCAACGCCTCGACCGGCGAAACCGCGGTGACGTTCTTCACCGCCGGTTTACAGCCGCCGGCGGGCAAGCCGTCAGACCTGATCGCCGCGGCGCCGCTGCCGTCCGAGCCCATTCCGGTCTATACCGGCCCGACCAAGACCGGCACGGCGCTGATCGCCGCCGTGGCGGCGGAGGCCGAGAAGCAGACGTCCAGGCGCGGCAAGAAATCGAAGATCGCGGCGAAGAAGCCTGATGCTGCGAAGTCCAAGGCTGAAGCCGGCGCCAAGCCGGCCGCGATCAGGCATGCAAGCGCCAGACCCGAGGCCGCCGCCAAGCCGGCCGCCTCGGCCGACAAGAAGCCGGCCGCCAAGCCCACCGCCGCGGACAAGCCTGCGCCGAAGCCGGCCAAGCCGAACGCTGCCGCCAAGCCGAAGGGCGAAAACAAGCCGGCTGGTTAACGGGCCAAGACGCCGCGCAATTAGGCAGTTTTCCTGCCGTTCGCCCGAACGATTCCAGTTCGCTGCAATGCGTCGTTAGCGCACAGCCGCTTGCCATCGGCATCAGCATTCACAATACTGCCCCAAAACAAGGCGTGCCCGGCCAGAAAACAGGGACACTCAAAACAAGAATAGAGCACGGATCTGCTCCACATCAGAGCCGGGTTCGGAACCAGAGGGGAACTACCATGGAGCGGATCTGGCTCAAGCAATATCCGGCCGGCGTGCCCGCCGATATCGACGTCACCCAATACTCGTCGCTGGTCGAGTTGCTGGAAGAAAGCTTTGCGAAGTTCGCCGACCGCAAGGCGTTCATCTGCATGGATAAATCGATCAGCTACCGCGATCTCGACCAGATGTCGGCCGCGCTCGGCGCCTATCTGCAGAGCAAGGGCCTGCCAAAAGGCGCCCGCGTCGCGCTGATGATGCCGAACGTGCTGCAATACCCGGTTTCGACCGCTGCCGTGCTGCGCGCCGGCTATGCGGTGGTGAACGTCAATCCGCTCTACACCCCGCGCGAGCTCGAGCACCAGCTCAAGGATTCCGGCGCGGAAGCGATCGTCGTCCTCGAGAATTTCGCCGCGACCGTTCAGCAGGTCATCGCAAAAACCGCGGTCAAGCACGTGATCGTTGGCAGCATGGGCGACCTGCTCGGCTTCAAGGGCGTGATCGTCAACCTCGTCGTCCGCAAGGTGAAGAAGATGGTGCCGGCCTGGTCTATCCCGGGCGCGGTTACGTTCAACGACGCGCTCGCCGCCGGCCGCAGCCTCAAGCTCAACAAGCCCAAACTGACGCTCGATGACGTCGCCTTCCTGCAATATACCGGCGGCACCACCGGCGTCTCCAAGGGCGCGACGCTGCTGCACAGGAACATTCTGGCCAACGTGCTGCAGAACGACGCCTGGCTGCAGCCGGCGCTGAAGAAGCCACCGCATGTCGAGCAACTCTTCATTGTCTGCGCGCTGCCGCTCTATCACATCTTCGCGCTGACAGCGTGCTTCCTGCTGGCGATGCGGGCCGGCGGCGTCAACCTGCTGATCCCGAACCCGCGCGACATGCAGGGCTTCATCAAGGAACTGATGAAATACCAGGTCAACAGCTTCCCGGCGGTCAACACGCTCTACAATGGCCTGTTGAATTCGCCCGGCTTCGACAAGGTCGACTTCTCCAAGCTGAAGACCTCGTTCGGCGGCGGCATGGCGACGCAGAAGTCCGTCGCGGAGAAATGGCTTGCGGTCACCGGCTGCGCGCTGTCGGAAGGCTATGGCCTGTCCGAGACCTCGCCGACGCTCACCTGCAACCCCGCCGACACCGACAAGTTCTCCGGCTCGATCGGCATTCCGGTGCCGTCGACCTATATCTCGATCCGCGACGACGACGGCAAGGAAGTGCCGCTCGGCCAGCCCGGCGAAATCTGCGCCAAGGGCCCGCAGGTGATGTCCGGCTACTGGAACCGGCCGGAGGAGACCGCGAACGTGATGACCGCGGACGGCTTCTTCCGCACCGGCGACATCGGCGTGATGGACGAACAGGGCTACACCAAGATCGTCGACCGCAAGAAGGACATGATCCTGGTCTCGGGCTTCAACGTCTATCCCAACGAGATCGAGGAAGTGATCGCGAGCCATGCGGGTGTGCTGGAATGCGCGGTGATCGGCGTGCAGGACGCCAAGTCGGGCGAAGCGGTGAAGGCCTTCATCGTGCGGAAGGACCCGAGCCTGACGGCCGACGACGTCATCAAATATTGCGGCACGCAACTCACCGCCTACAAGGTCCCCAAGCAGATCGAGTTCAGGACGGAACTGCCCAAGACCAATGTCGGCAAGATCCTGCGCCGCGAACTTCGCGACGAGAAGAAGGCCGCAGCCTGAAGCCGAAGGGGCGCTCTCGTTAATGATTGACGATTCGGTCACGCCGGCCGCCATCCTGGCGTTCTGGCGCGACGCCGGCGCCGATCGCTGGTACCGGCGTGACGACGCCTTCGACGCCGAGGTGTGCTTGCGCTTTCTCGGCCTCTGGCAGCGCGCGGCAGCCGGCGAATTGGCCTCGTGGGAAGCGAGCGATGACGGTGCTCTGGCGCTCGTCATCGTGCTCGACCAGTTTCCCCGCAACCTGTTCCGCGGCGATGCGCGGACGTATGCGAGCGATGCCCTCGCGCGCGAAGTGGCAGGCCGCGCCATTGAGCATGGCGTGGACGCGCGGATCGATCCAGTGTTGCGTGAATTCCTCTATCTGCCGTTCATGCATTCGGAGCATCTCGCCGACCAGCTGCGCTGCGTCGAGCTGTCGCGTGCGGCCGGCCATGCCGAAAACCTCAAATGGGCCGAGCACCACGCCGACATCATCCGCCGCTTCGGCCGTTTTCCTCATCGCAACCGCCTGCTGGGCCGCGCGACCACGCCGGACGAGCAGGCCTTCCTGGACGAAGGGGGCTTTTCGCCCTGATGACGCGGGCGTGAACAGGCGCATTCGTTGCCGTTTCAGCCCCCGCGAATATTGTGCCGGTCACCTGCCCGGTCTAAGAAACTAGCTGATCATTGAGGGAGAATTGACGATGACAATCCAAGTTGGCGATACGCTACCGGAAGCCAAGTTTCGCGTCATGACCGCGGAAGGCCCGCAGGTCAAAACCACCGACGACATTTTCAAGGGCAAGAAGGTGGCGCTGTTCGCGGTGCCCGGCGCCTATACCGGCACCTGCCACAAGATGCACCTGCCGAGCATCTTCCTCAACGCTTACGCCATCAAGGACAAGGGCGTGAACACCATCGCCATCGTCTCGGTCAACGACGCCTTCGTCATGAACGCCTGGAAGCGCGACACCGACCAGCGCGATGAGGCGGTTTTCCTCGCCGACGGCAATGCCGACTTCACCAAGGCGATCGGCATGGAGCTCGACGCCTCCGGCAACGGCCTCGGCATCCGCTCCAAGCGCTATTCGATGCTGGTGGAAGACGGCGTCGTCAAGAAGCTCAACCTCGAGCCGGCGCCGGGCAAGGTCGAGGTCTCCGGCGGCGATACGCTGCTGGGGCAGCTGTAAGCATATAAGCGCAGCCTCGCGCGATATTTTCTTCCTTCTCCCCTTGTGGGAGAAGGTGGCGCGAAGCGCCGGATGAGGGTTTCTCCGCGAATTCTAAAGTGAGAGAATTGCTCGCGGAGAGAACCCCTCACCCGTCTCGAATGAGCTGCGCTCATTCGATCCACCCTCTCCCACAAGGGGAGAGGGGAAGACCTACGTCTTCAATCTCGCCATCGCCACGCCCTCGCGTGCCAGTTGGTCGGCGCGTTCGTTTTCGGCGTGGCCGGCGTGGCCCTTGATCCAGTGCCAGCGCACCTGGTGCGGTTTCAGCGCGGCATCGAGCCGCTGCCATAGTTCGACGTTCTTGACCGGCTTCTTGTCGGATGTCCGCCAGCCGTTCTTCTTCCAGCCGTGAATCCAGGCGGTGATGCCCTGGCGCACATACTGGCTGTCGGTGGTGAGGTCGACCACGCACGGCTTCTTCAGCGCCTCCAGCGCCGAGATCGCAGCCATCAGCTCCATCCGGTTGTTGGTGGTATGCGCCTCGCCGCCCTTCAGCTCTTTCTCTTTTTCGCCGAACCGCAGGATGGCGCCCCAGCCGCCGGGGCCGGGATTGCCCGAGCAGGCGCCGTCGGTGAAGACCGTGACGTGAGGCAGTTCGCTCAAGCGACGCATCCCGGCTGGGTCAGACCGTAATCGCGCACGCTGGCGACGCTCTGGTGGAAGCGCAGCTTGCGGACGTATTCCAGCGGGTCCTTCGGCTTCACCAGCGCACCCGGCGGCACGTTGAGGAAATCGACCAGCCGCGTCAGCAGGAAACGAAGTGCGGAGCCGCGCGCCAGCAGTGGCAGCGCCTCCTGTTCGGCATCCGACAATGGCCGCGCGCGGCCGTAGGCGTTGAGCAGCGCGCGCGCCTTGGTGACGTTGAAGGAATGATCGGGCTCGAAACACCACGCGTTCAGGCAGATCGCGACGTCGTAGGCCAGCATGTCGTTGCAGGAAAACGGGAAATCGATCAGCCCTGATAATTTGTCGCCGAGGAAGAAAACGTTGTCGGGAAACAGGTCGGCATGGATGACGCCGGGCGGCAGATCCTTCGGCCAGTGCGCTTCGAGATAATCGAGTTCATTCGCGATGAAATCGTGCAGGCCGGGCGCGACGCCGTCGGCCCGGGGCGCGGCGAGATCGAACAACGGCCGCCAGCCCTCGACCGACAGCGTGTTCTTGCGGACAAGCGGAAAATCGCGCCCCGCCAGATGCATTTTCGCCAGCGCCTCGCCGACGCCGGCGCAATGCATGACGTTAGGCCGCCGTGGCCACACACCTTCGAGGAAGTTGATGATCGCCGCAGGCCGCCCGGCCAGTTCGCTGTAGACCTCGCCCTTGCGATTGCGCGCCGGCTGCGGGCAACGCACGCCGCGCTCGGCCAGATGCGCCATCAGCGACAGGAAATACGGCAGGTCGTCCACCGCCACGCGCTTTTCATAGAGCGTGAGGATGTATGAGCCCTTGCTCGTGTGCAGCAGAAAATTTGAGTTCTCGACGCCTTCGGCGATGCCCTTGTAGGAGAGCAACTCGCCGATGTCGTAGCCTTTGAGGAATTCCGCGAGGTCTTCGGCGGCGACGTCGGTGTAAACCGCCATGAAGAACCTCAGGCGGCGTCGGGTCGCAGCGAGCGCGGCAGCGGGAAGAACTCGTTCTCCTCGGCGGCCGACACCGTCTCCACATGCAGCTGATAGCGCTCGGCGAAGGCGCCCATGATTTCCTCGACGATCACTTCGGGCGCGGAGGCGCCCGCCGTGATGCCGAGGCTCTTGATGCCCTCGAAGCGCGACCAGTCGAGATCCGAGGCGCGCTGCGCCAGGATCGCGATCTTGCAGCCCTCCCGCTCGGCGACTTCGCGCAGGCGCTGCGAGTTCGACGAGTTCGGCGCGCCGACCACGATCAGGGCATCGACCACCGGCGCCACCTTCTTGACCGCGAGCTGGCGGTTGGTGGTGGCGTAGCAGATGTCTTCCTTGTGCGGGCCATTGATGTTCGGGAAACGCGCCTTCAAAAGCGCGACGATCTCGGCGGTGTCGTCGATCGACAGCGTCGTCTGGGTCACGAAGGCGAGGTTGTTGGGATCCTTCGGCGTGAAGGTCTTGGCGTCTTCCGCGGTCTCGATCAGCGTCACCGCACCGGCCGGCAATTGGCCGAGCGTGCCGACCACCTCCGGGTGGTGCGAATGCCCGATCAGCAGGATTTCACGGCCACGCTTGAAATGGATCGCGGCCTCGCGGTGCACTTTCGTGACCAGCGGGCAGGTCGCATCCAGCGAGAAGAAATTGCGCGCCCGGGCATCCGCGGGGACCGACTTGGGAACCCCATGGGCCGAGAACACCACGGGCGCGTTGGTATTGTCGGGGATTTCGGCCAGTTCCTCGACAAAAATCGCGCCCTTGGTCTTCAGGCTGTCGACCACGTAACGGTTATGCACGATCTCGTGACGGACATAGACCGGGGCCCCATAGATGGCGAGCGCCCGTTCGACGGTATCGATGGCCCGGACTACCCCGGCGCAGAAGCCGCGGGGAGAACAAAGCACGATTTTGAGGTCTGGTTTGGCTGGCATCAGGGCTATCTCGGGACCGAATCACCCCTTGCCGGCGGGCAGGGAACGGCCAGTTTGAATAAGGACTTGGGACTGCTTTCGGGCCCTGTCAAGGCACTTTAGCAGACCATTGCGCCAATACCCCGGGAAGGCGTATATAGCGCCCTAATTCCCGTCATCACCGATGACCATAGGCTTCGCCTCCAGAAAGAGGTGGGCGAGGCACAAAGGAGATTTGCCATGAGCAATGCACCGCTGATGCCAAAGGCGACGGCCGTGTGGCTGGTTGACAATACCGCGCTGACCTTCGACCAGGTGGCCGATTTTACCAAGATGCACCCCCTCGAGGTCCGCGCCATCGCCGACGGCGACGCCGCCCAGGGCATCAAGGGCATGGACCCGATTTCGACCGGGCAATTAAGCCGGGACGAGATCGAAAGGGGTGAAAAGGACCCGAATTACCGCCTCAAGCTCGGCGAGAGCAAGGTTGTACTGCCGCCGGCCGCCAAGAAGAAGGGCCCGCGCTACACCCCGGTGTCGCGCCGCCACGAGCGCCCGAGCGCGATCCTCTGGCTGGTACGCAACCACCCCGAATTGAAGGACGCGCAGATCATGCGCCTGGTCGGCACCACCAAGACCACGATCGCCAGCGTCCGCGACCGCACCCACTGGAACGCCTCGACGCTCACCCCGATGGACCCGGTGACGCTCGGCCTGTGCTCGCAGATCGAACTCGATTTCGAGGTGCAGCGCGCCGCCAAGGAAAAGCCGGTGCCTGCAGCCTATGGCGGCGCCACGCTGCTGCCGGCCTCCGAGACCACCAAGAAGGAACCGGAATTCGAGACGAGCGAGAGATCCGAAGACGACCTCAACGTCGACGCCGTGTTCGCCAAGCTGAAGACGATCGGCGGCAAGAAGCAGGACGACGAGGAAGAGTGAGGATTTCGGCTACGGCTGAGGTCGAACGCGGCGGGGCAACCTGCCGCGTTTTTGTTTAGGGATCGCTTTCTTCCTTCTCCCCTTGCGGGAGAAGGTGGCGTGTAGCGCCGGATGGGGTTTGTCCCCGCGAATTCTAACGTGAGAGAATTGCTCGCGGAGAGAACCCCTCACCCGTCTCAATCGCGCTCAGCGCGATTGATCCACCCTGTCCCACGAGGAGAGAGGGTCAGCTAGCCCAGTTCGATCTCGTCTGAAATTTCATGCGACAGCGCGACGCCGCCGATGGTCAGCACCATCTTGGCCGACAGCTTCTCATTGCCCTTGAGCTTGCCGGATGCGACGGCGTCGCGCACGGCCTTTTCGATTTCGCGCTGCGAGGTGATGCCGACCTTTTTCAGGAATCCGCGCAGGCTGGTGTTGAAGACGTCTTCGTTCATGAGGGCCTCCTGATCACGGCCGGACCGGATTGTTGAGCATCTGCTCGGCCATATTGCGCTGGGCGCGGTCGGCGCGGGCGTTGGCGTTGCCGCGCTGCACGTCGCGGTTCTTGCGGCAGTTGACATAGTCGTTCGAGCCTGCCGCCACATTGTTGGCGCGGCAGAACGCGTCGTCATCGGCGCTGGTATCGACCATGGTCGGCTGGCCGCGCTCAAGGCAGCCGGCGAGCAACGGGGCTGCCAGCAGCAGTGCGACGAAGTACTTTGCGGGTCCCAGTTTCATTGGAGGCCTTCCGTTTTCCGATCTCATCATTGCCGGGCGCCTCCCCGACCCGATCGGGGATGATCCTGCAATCCATCGAAAAGATGGCGGCCTGCTTTGAAGCCTCGGAATGCCCGGGTCAAGCCTCCTTCAGCCCCACCTGGAACCGGAACGTCTTGCCGTCAATCCACGAACGTCACTGTATCGGCGACACTGGCCCGCGAGGTGCGGTAACTGTTCACCTTGGCCGCATGGTCGGCAAAGCCGAACGAAATGCCGCAGACCACCTTGCGGTCGTCGGCCAGCTTGAAGTGCCGACGGATCAGCCCGGAGTGCCGCGCCAGCGCGGCCTGCGGAATCGTGCCGAGGCCCAGCGCCTGTGCCGCCAGCATGAAATTACCGACATAGGCGCCGCAATCGACCGCGCCGTAGATGCCGAGCGGCTCGTCGGTGTGGATGATGGCGACATGCGGCGCGCCGAAGAAATTGTAGTTCTCCAGCGCCTGCTTCGCATACGCCATCCTGTCGCCGCGCGCGATGCCGAGCGTGTTGTAGAGCTGAAAGCCGCTCTCGCGGCGGCGCTCGAGATAGACGCCGAGATATTCGCGCGGCGGCGTGAAATCGTGATCGTCCTTCGCGCCGGACGCGGCCTCGGCATAGATCGCCTTGCGAAACGCTTCCTTGGCCGCACCGCTCGCAATCAGCACCTGCCATGGCTGGCTGTTGCACCATGACGCCGTGCGTTGCGACACCGCAAGAACGCGCTCGATGGTCTCGCGCGGCACTTCCTGCGGCAGAAAGGCGCGCACGGAATAGCGTTCGTTCAGGAGCTCTTCGAGCACGCCGATGCGATCTTCCGACGCATAACGCGCCTTTGCCGCAACATCCATGGTCAGCGCCCCTTGGTCGGGATCTTGTTGAACGGCACGTCCTTGTCGACGCGGATATCGCCGGGCAGGCCGAGCACACGCTCGGCGATGATGTTGCGCAGGATCTCATCGGTGCCGCCGGCGATGCGCATCGAGGGCGACGACAGCAGCATCTGCTGGAACTGGCCGCTCGCCGTTTCCTCATCGGCGCCGGTGAGTGCGCCCGCTGCGCCCTCCAGATCCATCGCATAGGTGGCGATATCCTGCAGCATCGAGCCCGAGACCAGCTTGCCGATGGAGTTTTCCGGGCCGGGCCGCTCGCCCTTCGACAACGAGGAGATGGCGCGGTAGCTGGTGTATTTCAGCCCGCTCGCCTTCACCGCCCAGCTCGCAAGCTTCGAACGCGTCGCGGGATCATCGATCGCGAGGCCATCGTCGGTCATCAGGTTCGAGCAGAACTCGAACATTTCCGGGAAACCCGTCGCCAGCCGCGAACCGATCGACATGCGCTCGTTCATCAGCGTGGTCAGCGACACGTTCCAGCCATCGCCGACGGCGCCGAGGCGCTGGCTGTCCGGGATCACGACGTCGGTGAAATAGACCTCGTTGAACTCCTGCATGCCGTTGGCCTGCTTGATCGGCCGCACCTCGACGCCCTTGCTCTTCATGTCGAGGAAGAACATCGTCAGGCCCTTGTGTTTCGGCACGTTGGGATCGGTGCGGGTGATCAGAAGGCCGTAATCGGAGTAATGCGCGCCCGAGGTCCAGATCTTCTGGCCGTTGACGATCCAGTTGTCGCCCTGTTTTTCCGCGCGCGTGCGCAGACCCGCCACGTCGGAGCCGCCGGCCGGCTCGGAGAACAGCTGGCACCAGATATGTTCGCCGGAGGCCAGCTTCGGCAGATAGTGCCGCTTGTGCTCCTCGTTGCCGAACGCCATCACCGTTGG
It contains:
- a CDS encoding DUF924 family protein, with protein sequence MIDDSVTPAAILAFWRDAGADRWYRRDDAFDAEVCLRFLGLWQRAAAGELASWEASDDGALALVIVLDQFPRNLFRGDARTYASDALAREVAGRAIEHGVDARIDPVLREFLYLPFMHSEHLADQLRCVELSRAAGHAENLKWAEHHADIIRRFGRFPHRNRLLGRATTPDEQAFLDEGGFSP
- a CDS encoding DUF1013 domain-containing protein, with protein sequence MSNAPLMPKATAVWLVDNTALTFDQVADFTKMHPLEVRAIADGDAAQGIKGMDPISTGQLSRDEIERGEKDPNYRLKLGESKVVLPPAAKKKGPRYTPVSRRHERPSAILWLVRNHPELKDAQIMRLVGTTKTTIASVRDRTHWNASTLTPMDPVTLGLCSQIELDFEVQRAAKEKPVPAAYGGATLLPASETTKKEPEFETSERSEDDLNVDAVFAKLKTIGGKKQDDEEE
- a CDS encoding DUF6494 family protein codes for the protein MNEDVFNTSLRGFLKKVGITSQREIEKAVRDAVASGKLKGNEKLSAKMVLTIGGVALSHEISDEIELG
- a CDS encoding nitroreductase, with translation MDVAAKARYASEDRIGVLEELLNERYSVRAFLPQEVPRETIERVLAVSQRTASWCNSQPWQVLIASGAAKEAFRKAIYAEAASGAKDDHDFTPPREYLGVYLERRRESGFQLYNTLGIARGDRMAYAKQALENYNFFGAPHVAIIHTDEPLGIYGAVDCGAYVGNFMLAAQALGLGTIPQAALARHSGLIRRHFKLADDRKVVCGISFGFADHAAKVNSYRTSRASVADTVTFVD
- a CDS encoding serine hydrolase, with product MHLLRLLPRHTLNWIFLMTALAVVAPRAALAEALLVVEADTGKVLQADNATMPWYPASVTKIMTAYVTLKAVKEGRMTLDTLLTVSPVAASQSPSKMGFPPGTQVTIDNALKMMMVKSANDMAVVLAEGVGGSVDGFSAMMNQTAQKLGMTQTSYVNPNGLPADGQITSARDLAILARAVIRDLPEYEYLMHIPSIRYGRRVTQNFNKLIGRYPGADGFKTGFICASGYNLVASATRNGKRLIAVVLGSTSGHARAVRAAQILDRGFGGSGLSWLKPELGTVDSLAPIDATPPNLRDEMCNGKRKRPATDEDADVVAANGNASTGETAVTFFTAGLQPPAGKPSDLIAAAPLPSEPIPVYTGPTKTGTALIAAVAAEAEKQTSRRGKKSKIAAKKPDAAKSKAEAGAKPAAIRHASARPEAAAKPAASADKKPAAKPTAADKPAPKPAKPNAAAKPKGENKPAG
- a CDS encoding long-chain fatty acid--CoA ligase; translated protein: MERIWLKQYPAGVPADIDVTQYSSLVELLEESFAKFADRKAFICMDKSISYRDLDQMSAALGAYLQSKGLPKGARVALMMPNVLQYPVSTAAVLRAGYAVVNVNPLYTPRELEHQLKDSGAEAIVVLENFAATVQQVIAKTAVKHVIVGSMGDLLGFKGVIVNLVVRKVKKMVPAWSIPGAVTFNDALAAGRSLKLNKPKLTLDDVAFLQYTGGTTGVSKGATLLHRNILANVLQNDAWLQPALKKPPHVEQLFIVCALPLYHIFALTACFLLAMRAGGVNLLIPNPRDMQGFIKELMKYQVNSFPAVNTLYNGLLNSPGFDKVDFSKLKTSFGGGMATQKSVAEKWLAVTGCALSEGYGLSETSPTLTCNPADTDKFSGSIGIPVPSTYISIRDDDGKEVPLGQPGEICAKGPQVMSGYWNRPEETANVMTADGFFRTGDIGVMDEQGYTKIVDRKKDMILVSGFNVYPNEIEEVIASHAGVLECAVIGVQDAKSGEAVKAFIVRKDPSLTADDVIKYCGTQLTAYKVPKQIEFRTELPKTNVGKILRRELRDEKKAAA
- the rnhA gene encoding ribonuclease HI; protein product: MRRLSELPHVTVFTDGACSGNPGPGGWGAILRFGEKEKELKGGEAHTTNNRMELMAAISALEALKKPCVVDLTTDSQYVRQGITAWIHGWKKNGWRTSDKKPVKNVELWQRLDAALKPHQVRWHWIKGHAGHAENERADQLAREGVAMARLKT
- a CDS encoding homoserine kinase, which codes for MAVYTDVAAEDLAEFLKGYDIGELLSYKGIAEGVENSNFLLHTSKGSYILTLYEKRVAVDDLPYFLSLMAHLAERGVRCPQPARNRKGEVYSELAGRPAAIINFLEGVWPRRPNVMHCAGVGEALAKMHLAGRDFPLVRKNTLSVEGWRPLFDLAAPRADGVAPGLHDFIANELDYLEAHWPKDLPPGVIHADLFPDNVFFLGDKLSGLIDFPFSCNDMLAYDVAICLNAWCFEPDHSFNVTKARALLNAYGRARPLSDAEQEALPLLARGSALRFLLTRLVDFLNVPPGALVKPKDPLEYVRKLRFHQSVASVRDYGLTQPGCVA
- the ispH gene encoding 4-hydroxy-3-methylbut-2-enyl diphosphate reductase, with the translated sequence MPAKPDLKIVLCSPRGFCAGVVRAIDTVERALAIYGAPVYVRHEIVHNRYVVDSLKTKGAIFVEELAEIPDNTNAPVVFSAHGVPKSVPADARARNFFSLDATCPLVTKVHREAAIHFKRGREILLIGHSHHPEVVGTLGQLPAGAVTLIETAEDAKTFTPKDPNNLAFVTQTTLSIDDTAEIVALLKARFPNINGPHKEDICYATTNRQLAVKKVAPVVDALIVVGAPNSSNSQRLREVAEREGCKIAILAQRASDLDWSRFEGIKSLGITAGASAPEVIVEEIMGAFAERYQLHVETVSAAEENEFFPLPRSLRPDAA
- a CDS encoding peroxiredoxin, whose translation is MTIQVGDTLPEAKFRVMTAEGPQVKTTDDIFKGKKVALFAVPGAYTGTCHKMHLPSIFLNAYAIKDKGVNTIAIVSVNDAFVMNAWKRDTDQRDEAVFLADGNADFTKAIGMELDASGNGLGIRSKRYSMLVEDGVVKKLNLEPAPGKVEVSGGDTLLGQL
- a CDS encoding acyl-CoA dehydrogenase, whose protein sequence is MNFDDTPQEAEFRATARKWIEANAPKKYEAELSKSSLGRIRLEKEEIVDVGKAWQKKKAEGGWACLHWPKEYGGRGATPIEKVIWQQEEGVYGKLTQPFQIGEGMCGPTVMAFGNEEHKRHYLPKLASGEHIWCQLFSEPAGGSDVAGLRTRAEKQGDNWIVNGQKIWTSGAHYSDYGLLITRTDPNVPKHKGLTMFFLDMKSKGVEVRPIKQANGMQEFNEVYFTDVVIPDSQRLGAVGDGWNVSLTTLMNERMSIGSRLATGFPEMFEFCSNLMTDDGLAIDDPATRSKLASWAVKASGLKYTSYRAISSLSKGERPGPENSIGKLVSGSMLQDIATYAMDLEGAAGALTGADEETASGQFQQMLLSSPSMRIAGGTDEILRNIIAERVLGLPGDIRVDKDVPFNKIPTKGR